The Priestia megaterium NBRC 15308 = ATCC 14581 region AGACCTCAAGAGGTCATTAATGTAGCAGAAGGCAATTATGATATGCAAGGGTGGGATTTGTACAAAACCATTTATTTGTTTACAAAATCAAACCCTTCGCTTTATGAGTGGCTATGGTCGCCTTTTGTTTATTATCAGAAGCCATCGTTTGCTGAGCCCCTGCGGCAAATGATGGCTCAATCATATTCCTTAAAAGCATTGGGGTATCATTATTTTAAAATTTTAACGATAAATAGTAAAAGAAATCTGACATCTTCTGTTACAATAGAGGATATAAAAGTGATGCTTCAACTGATTCGTGCATTTTTATCACTGAAAGTAGTAGTAAAGCAGCGCAGTTTCCCTGTCATTTTATTTGCCGATTTATGTAAGCAGGCAAATCTCGACGATAGGCAGCAATCCATCATTGAGCAATTTGTACAGTGCAAGATAAGCGGGAAAGTTGCTTTTAATGAAAAGATGAAAAACTTTTTGGACAGCATTAAGAAAGAAGCTGCAGCGATAGAAAAAAGCGTAAAAGAATTACCGGAAAAGCAAATCAGTTATGAGGACATTAACTTATTTTTACTAACTCAGCATAATATAATGGAGGAACGAACATGAGTGTACATAAAGAAATTTCAGCCCATTCTAAAAAACAACACGAATTAGTACGTGCTTTTGCAAGCTTAGAAGCTCGACGCGAGCAAGCTATTGAAGCAGCTGTGCTTCTTTGCAAAGAAGGGAAACCCTTTTCTGTAGACGGTATTAATGCTGTAACAGCAGAAATTAATGAGCTGTCTCAAAAATATACCATCATTCCAGGCCGTAAAGTAGTGACAGAAGAAATGGTTAAAGAGTACGTAGCAAGAATATAAACGTGCTAAGCTCTGGTGTTTTTACCTTAATTTGAACAGGATATGACGTGCCGCTTGATCCATACTAATAGTGTACCAACGAGGTACAAATAGGAGGAGATAGCGATGGGTCGTCAAAAATTAGGTAATAAAAATGCGCAAGCGAATAACAATGCAAAGCATAATTATAACCAAGAGTTCTCTTCTGAGTTTAAAGCAAATCAGGCTCAAAAAGCAAAACGTGCAAAAAGTGCAAATGACACTTATGCTGGGGAGTTTGCTTCTGAGTTCAACGTGCAACAAAACCAAAACAATTCTGTTAACAAGAAGTTAGAAGCTAATAAAAGTGCAAATAATCAATATGGCCAAGAATTCGGCTCTTATGCTGAAGTTGAATCTGCCAAAATGAATAATGCTGCACAAAAAAAGCGTAAAAAATAACAGAACTGTTTCCAAAAGCGCCGAGATTAGTCTGCTCTGTCAGCAGATTAGCCCGGCGTTTTTTGTTGGGCAATATTTGCTTGGGTACGAGATGTCAATCCATCGCAAACTATAGATGAGGTGAAGCAATATGAATAAAGGAATTGTCATTGCTCTTTCATCAATCGGTTTAGCCCAAGCCTTAAAAATCCCCATTAAAAAGTATCAAACAGGAAAATGGGATATGCGGATGATTGCTGCGTCGGGTGGAATGCCAAGCTCTCATTCAGCCGGCGTATCTTCTTTAGCGACCTATGTAGCGTTAAAAAGAGGTGTTTCTACGATTGATTTTGCGTTAGCATCTGTTTTTGGAATTATTGTGATGTACGATGCACAAGGAATTCGAAGGCAGACTGGCGAAATTACTATTAAAGTGAATACGTTAGATGAAGAAATTGAAAAGCTTGCGGGTCTTCCAGACGGAGGCTTTCACGATTTGACGGAACAGCGCTTGAAAGAAATGCTTGGGCATCAGCCCGAAGAAGTGATTGGCGGAGCCATTTTAGGAGTAGCACTTGGAGCGATTGGCTATTTTTTAGAAGGGAAATCATAGTCAAATAGCCAAAAGTAAGCTAAGATAAAGAAGAACCTTTGCAAAAGGATGGGACGAAAAAGTGACAAAAACAGCTCAAACGGTTGAAGAGTATCTTCTTTATCTTGAAGAAAAAGGCTTTCATTTAGCAGAAGATGCACGTGGATTTATTTCATTTGGTCAGCAGTATACGCGTGCAGCTGACGAGATGGTCATATTTACAATTGAATGGACACTAAAAGTACAAAAAGAATTTGACGGCAGTTTTTTTGTATCGCTCCTCGAGAATTTGACATCAAATCGTATTAGCAATCAAAAACAAGCCATTCAATATTTAAAGTCATCAGGTATGATTTAAGCAGGATTACATTCCTGCTTCTTTTTGATTAATGGCTTGTCTAGCCAGCTGATCAGCACCTGCATTTTGAGAGCTAGGGATCCACTTTATAAAAAATAACTCAAATTGACTGGACAATTTGAGGGCTTCTTCCAGTAAAGGAGCAAACGCTTTATTTTTAACGTATTCTTGGTTCATTGCGCGGTCTACTAGCTGAGAGTCGGTTCGAAAAGATACGCTCGTATACTTTTTTTCTAAACAAATTTTTAATGCATGAAGAAGTGCATGGTACTCTGCTTCATGATTCGTCATTGTCCCAAGAGCAATAGCGTAACGATGATGTTCACCATTTCCTTTAATTAAAATACCAGCTCCAGAAGGACCAGGGTTGCCAGCAGTGGCTCCGTCTATATAAACTTCAATCATCATACAGCCTCCTTGTTAAAACAATATAAGCTTAAACCATGTTTTTTCATCAATAGTATTGTATCATAAGTACTTCAGCTATTTTATATTAGCACGTATAAACGCTAAAATCCGCTTATTAGGTAAGAAAACTGTCATGAAAAGACATAATAGAAGATAAAATACAAAAAAGCAGAAAAAGTGTTGAATTCAAAATTGCTGATGAAAGGAATGCTCGTTATGAATTTCCAAATTGAATGGCATTATAAATCCTCGAAACATAAACAGTTAATTTTCACCTCCGATTTCACAGATGCGAATGAGGCGCTAATGATTGTGGGTGATTTAGAAAAAACAGGTCGAACGAAGGAAATTTTTCTACTTGATGAGCAGCAGCAAAAATGGACTGTAAAAGAAGCGAAAAAGCTCTTACAGGAAGTACAGACAGAGCCCCACGATATTGTGGCATATTTTGACGGAGGCTATGAGCATGATACGCTCTTAGCGGGGCTTGGGGTTGTGATTTATTTTAAACAGAACAACAACTCTTACCGAATACGACGCAACTCAAGGCTGCAAGAGATTGAATCAAATAATGAGGCAGAGTATGCTGCTTTTTATTATTTAATACAAGAGCTTGAGGAACTTGGTGTTCATCATATACCGGTAACGTTTAGAGGTGACTCTCAGGTTGTATTAAATCAGCTAGCTGGGGAGTGGCCCTGTTTCGAAGAAGAGTTTAATCGGTACTTAGATCGAATAGAAGATAAAATGCAGGAGCTTGGTATCCGGCCGGTATATGAGCCTATTTCAAGGAAGGAAAATGAAGAGGCTGATCAGCTTGCTACTCAAGCTCTTCAAGGGATACCAATTGCTAGCAGGAAGCAAGTGTAACACACAGAACGAAATGGAGATGAACGAGAGTGGAACGTAAACAATTATTAGAAGAAGTAACGGAGTTATTGGATTACTACTGTAGTGATTGTTTTGTAAAAAAAACGTTTAATAAAGAAAAGGGCAAAACATACGCTCAGACGTTTTGTATTAAAGAGTGTACCGTAGGAGAAAAAATTAAGCAGTATGGAGATTTGCTGACTAAAAAGTAAGCGTGTATAATTTGCCGGCAGCA contains the following coding sequences:
- a CDS encoding nucleotidyltransferase domain-containing protein, translated to MSTHINKRLQEIEKEYNVEILFACESGSRAYGLDTLASDFDVRFIYKYKASRYLHLNRPQEVINVAEGNYDMQGWDLYKTIYLFTKSNPSLYEWLWSPFVYYQKPSFAEPLRQMMAQSYSLKALGYHYFKILTINSKRNLTSSVTIEDIKVMLQLIRAFLSLKVVVKQRSFPVILFADLCKQANLDDRQQSIIEQFVQCKISGKVAFNEKMKNFLDSIKKEAAAIEKSVKELPEKQISYEDINLFLLTQHNIMEERT
- a CDS encoding DUF2533 family protein produces the protein MSVHKEISAHSKKQHELVRAFASLEARREQAIEAAVLLCKEGKPFSVDGINAVTAEINELSQKYTIIPGRKVVTEEMVKEYVARI
- a CDS encoding divergent PAP2 family protein; this translates as MNKGIVIALSSIGLAQALKIPIKKYQTGKWDMRMIAASGGMPSSHSAGVSSLATYVALKRGVSTIDFALASVFGIIVMYDAQGIRRQTGEITIKVNTLDEEIEKLAGLPDGGFHDLTEQRLKEMLGHQPEEVIGGAILGVALGAIGYFLEGKS
- a CDS encoding DUF6123 family protein, encoding MTKTAQTVEEYLLYLEEKGFHLAEDARGFISFGQQYTRAADEMVIFTIEWTLKVQKEFDGSFFVSLLENLTSNRISNQKQAIQYLKSSGMI
- a CDS encoding reverse transcriptase-like protein, whose product is MIEVYIDGATAGNPGPSGAGILIKGNGEHHRYAIALGTMTNHEAEYHALLHALKICLEKKYTSVSFRTDSQLVDRAMNQEYVKNKAFAPLLEEALKLSSQFELFFIKWIPSSQNAGADQLARQAINQKEAGM
- a CDS encoding ribonuclease H family protein, producing the protein MNFQIEWHYKSSKHKQLIFTSDFTDANEALMIVGDLEKTGRTKEIFLLDEQQQKWTVKEAKKLLQEVQTEPHDIVAYFDGGYEHDTLLAGLGVVIYFKQNNNSYRIRRNSRLQEIESNNEAEYAAFYYLIQELEELGVHHIPVTFRGDSQVVLNQLAGEWPCFEEEFNRYLDRIEDKMQELGIRPVYEPISRKENEEADQLATQALQGIPIASRKQV
- a CDS encoding zinc-finger domain-containing protein, producing the protein MERKQLLEEVTELLDYYCSDCFVKKTFNKEKGKTYAQTFCIKECTVGEKIKQYGDLLTKK